The Diorhabda carinulata isolate Delta chromosome 4, icDioCari1.1, whole genome shotgun sequence genomic interval aaatttattatttagtatacagggtgattcgatgaaatttcttattttattttttattctgattAGTTTTAATGTATTCCGATATAAACAACATCTAAATtgaaatgcaaagaaaaaaatctgaaataattAAGTGAAAGGCAGTTGCCTGGAAGTTTATGGTGATTGCGGTGTTgccatatttatttattttcttgagaTATCCCTAGTTTATCATCAATTCTTCGcggataaaatttattatttagtataCAGGGTGACTCGatgaaatttcttattcaatttttttcggatTAGTTTTAATGTACAGGGTGATTCCGATATAAACAACATCTAAATTgaaatgtatagaaaaaaatctgaaataattAAGTGAAAGGCAGTTGCCCGGAAGTTTATGGTGATTGCGGTGTTgccatatttatttattttcttgagaTATCCCTAGTTTATCATCAATTCTTCGcggataaaatttattatttagtataCAGGGTGACTCGatgaaatttcttattcaatttttatcgGATTAGTTTTAATGTACAGGGTGATTCCGATATAAACAACATCTAAATtgaaatgcaaagaaaaaaatctgaaataattAAGTGAAAGGCAGTTGCCCGGAAGTTTATGGTGATTGCGGTGTTgccatatttatttattttcttgagaTATCCCTAGTTTATCATCAATTCTTCGcggataaaatttattatttagtataCAGGGTGACTCGatgaaatttcttattcaatttttttcggatTAGTTTTAATGTACAGGGTGATTCCGATATAAACAACATCTAAATtgaaatgcaaagaaaaaaatctgaaataattAAGTGAAAGGCAGTTGCCTGGAAGTTTATGGTGATTGCGGTGTTgccatatttatttattttcttgagaTATCCCTAGTTTATCATCAATTCTTCGcggataaaatttattatttagtataCAGGGTGACTCGatgaaatttcttattcaatttttttcggatTAGTTTTAATGTACAGGGTGATTCCGATATAAACAACATCTAAATTgaaatgtatagaaaaaaatctgaaataattAAGTGAAAGGCAGTTGCCCGGAAGTTTATGGTGATTGCGGTGTTgccatatttatttattttcttgagaTATCCCTAGTTTATCATCAATTCTTCGcggataaaatttattatttagtataCAGGGTGACTCGatgaaatttcttattcaatttttatcgGATTAGTTTTAATGTACAGGGTGATTCCGATATAAACAACATCTAAATtgaaatgcaaagaaaaaaatctgaaataattAAGTGAAAGGCAGTTGCCCGGAAGTTTATGGTGATTGCGGTGTTgccatatttatttattttcttgagaTATCCCTAGTTTATCATCAATTCTTCGcggataaaatttattatttagtataCAGGGTGACTCGatgaaatttcttattcaatttttttcggatTAGTTTTAATGTACAGGGTGATTCCGATATAAACAACATCTAAATTgaaatgtatagaaaaaaatctgaaataatttaGTAGAAGGCAGTTACCCGGAAGTTTATGGTGATTGCGGTGTTgccatatttatttattttcttgagaTTTCCGTAGTTTATCATCTTTCTTTCGcggataaaatttattatttagtatacagggtgattcgatgaaatttcttattcaatttttttcggatTAGTTTTAATGTACAGGGTGATTCCGATATAAACAGTTTATGGTGATTGCGGTGTTGCcatgtgtttatttttttacttcgaCGTTATTAGTTTCGTTTATTGGAATTCCAGGAAGGGTCGATGGAAAAAAGAGACGAGCCGAAATCCGTTTAcgaaaaattgtataatttcgTAAAGAATCAAGAGGATGAAATACAGCAAAAGAAAGAATCTTTGCGAGAATTGCAATTAGCAGAAAatagattatttcaaaaaattaataacgcCTATCAAAACGTCTATGGTGTAATTGAACAGATCAAGAATTTACAAGACACCATAAAAACGAACGCGACAGAATATTCACAAAACTAGTAtgtagaattaattttttttttttcgaaaaatcccctttttttatattaaaaattctcaaaattgtttcttttgtccgcttttctaaaaaaaaaacatgaaaattcacGAGGAAAATTTTCTTCGTGTTCCAGCGATGAATATAATAAGCAGACGACTAAACTTCAAGAAGAACTGCAAAATCTCACTTCTAAATTGGTAAGTTGACTTTTTAATCTCTCCTGGTaacatattttccattaaaatgtCTTAATTCAACTTTTAACTTCTCCTGGTAacatatttttcgttaaaacGTTTGAATGTAACTTTCTAACCTTCCCTggtaacatatttttcaataaaatgtttgaatgtaacTTTTTAACTTCCCCTGGTAacatatttttcgttaaaacGTTTGAATGTAACTTTCTAACCTTCCCTggtaacatattttttaataaaatgtttgaatgcAACTTTTTAACCTCCCCTggtaacatatttttcaataaaatgtttgaatgtaacTTTCTAACCTTCCCTggtaacatatttttcaataaaatgtttgaatgtaacTTTTTAACTTCCCCTGGTAacatatttttcgttaaaacGTTTGAATGTAACTTTCTAACCTTCCCTGGTAacatatttttcgttaaaatgtttgaatgtaacTTTCTAACCTTCCCTggtaacatattttttaataaaatgtttgaatgcAACTTTTTAACCTCCCCTGGTAacatatttttcgttaaaacGTTTGAATGTAACTTTTTAACCTCCCCTGTAACATACTTTTCgataaaatgtttgaatgtaacTTTTTAATCTCTCCTCGTAACATCTTTTCCAGTAAAATGTCTTAGTGCAACTTTTTAACCTCTCCTGGTAacatatttttcgataaaacgtTTGATTGTAACTTTTTAACCTCCactggtaaaatatttttcgataaaatatttgGATGCAACTTTTTAACCTCCCCTGGTAacatatttttcgataaaatgtttGAATGCAACTTTTTAACCTCCCCTGGTaacatatttttcgattaaatgtttgaatgtaaCTTTTAAACCTCCCCCGGTAACTTATTTTACGTTAAAACGTTTGAATGTAACTTTTTAACCTTCCCCGGTAacatatttttcgttaaaatatttGGACGCAACTTTTTAACCTCCCCCGGTAacatatttttcgttaaaatatttGGATGCAACTTTTTAACCTCCCCTGGTAacatatttttcgataaaatgtttGAATGCAACTTTTTAACCTCCACTGGTAACATCTTTTCCAGTAAAATGTCTTAGTGCAACTTTTTAACCTCTCCTGgtaagatatttttcaataaaatgtatgAATTCAATTTTCGAACCTCCCCTGGTAACATTTTTACTAATATATCTGTATTTGTCCAATATTTAtcgacataacctcaaaaaaaattcgaaatcttcattatttttcattttcttcatttcatcaaaatgtctgattttgttgaatattgttcgacataacctcaataaaaaacacgaatattaatttttcgtttttgaaattttgttaaaaaaatttgtttccaaCGACAAAAAGTCATGATTTGTCAAAAGAAATTTGTTTCAGTATAAAATATCCTACTATTCACATTTTTCACATAATCACCTgtactaatattttattactaaacattttttgtatctcACTGTATATTTCATGACACACGTATATAATTTCATActttattatcataataaaaacatcttatattattttatattaaataaaataaattcttaccTTGTATATATACCAAAACACGGAAGAAAACTGACTGTGTGTggattaaattttgttataaaattgatattatttcttataGTTATACAAATGCATTCTTATCTGTTTTCAAAGTAAATCATTAAAGTATCATTAGTAAAAATACACAGAAATATCgtattaacaaaatatgtaatctTGGGGAccgtatttaaaatttttctaaaaagaaaaactattttctgaTTTCGACTAACGCCGGCCATATTGTAATAGTGGATaaacgaagttttttttattcgtgtatagaaaatcaattatttggtcgcttttttataaaatgaatattttcggtaaaaaaaatataaaacactactggcaataataattttaatgtaagtaacGCAATGTTTGCCCCCCCTGCTGTGACATCATCCGGAAATGACCTATACGTCACTTTttcatatgaataaatttttatacttctcaaataataaaagttttatgatatTCCAACaaccaaataatttaaattagttGTAATAAAATAGCAGCTCAGCGATTTATGTGTGACTCAATCGATATAGCACGATTTACAAAAATTCCGTTCCAGGAAGAAAATTCGTTATCTGATCAAATTCGTGAGGTATTGAAAGAAATAGAATCATCCCAGGAAAAGGAAAGAGAATtggaagaagaaataaaaatgattctttCTAATCGGCGTACTGATTTTTATCAGCCATCGGCTGTATTACGAACGATGATTGAGGAATTACGTGAGATCGATGATATTGATCAAATCACCAATATGATATCAGAAAAAGAGAAGGAtgtaaaatatctaaaaaagcACATAGAACAAAGAAATATGTACTAGAATGAAATTTGAACGTACCTACTAATTGTTTccaaatttgttaaatatttcattaaaatgttctaataaaataataaaaatttgtaaatttttcgtCGTTTATTCAATTTCCTCTGATTTACCATAAAAAATCAAAGCTGTCGTTACGAATGtccgtttttttatatatataatatgaaagtgtgatattcattgaaatattttagttctATGGTTTACTATACTGTAAATGCATTTTTGGTGCGTGATCTGCTTCACGTAGGTTTAGCCAGAACCAAATTCCCATACTACGTTCTAAATTCATAATCTATAAGTTCTATGGAAATTATGACATagataaaaagttttcaaaaaatgaattaatttatcCAAATATATAAACGAATAGTGTGTAATAATGAATgtgaaaagataaaataatttttttagtattaaattttctgttttattcaCTGTTATAGTTTTCTGGTGCAGTATGACACTGACAGTTCAAACGAACGCTATTCTATCTTAACGTCAGCTTGTCATTTCTATAAATTGGCGGGATAATATGTGTAAAAGTAGAAagttgtgataaaaaaataaaaattaatatcttttaaaatgaaattacgtTGCCGAATATCTCCACAAGAacgagaagaagaagaaaaacgaATTAAATCGGAGAAAGAAAAAATCGCAAGAATGAAAGATGCCAGAccttttataaaatttactggaaaaattatatatcacaCCGATTTAATAGATATAGCTTTAATAAGtgataatttattagaaaaagcgAGTGTTTCTAGTGATTCTTTTGTTATTGGGTTCGATATGGAATGGCCATTTTCATTCAAAACTGGCCCCGGTAAAACTGCAACAATACAATTAAGTTGTGACGAATTAACGTGCTACATTTTCCATGTGAGTCAAATTAAAAATCTACCGAAAAGCCTAAGTGAATTATTAGTGCATCCAAATGTTAAATTAATAGGTAACAACATAAAAAATGACATAAGAAAATTAGCGAGGGATTTTAAAGGTTTCGATGGTgataaaatagtaaataactGTTTGGATTTAGGTGTTTTAGCAAACTCTATTCTTTCTCGTTCGGAAAGGTGGAGTCTTGAGAAATTAGTAGATCAGTTGTTGGATTTGAAAATTGACAAAGACAAAAAAGTTCGAAATAGCCAATGGCATGTTATTCCTCTAtcaaaaagacaaaaagaaTACGCGGCTACCGATTCCTACGCCTCTATTCTACTATATCAGACTTTAAAAAACCgagaaattgaaatgaattctTGTATTTCCTCTATTTAAATACTCactaaatcttttttatttcttattatctaTAAACtttattcattgattttttttcaattaatataaaataacaatttatttcatagtTTACACTATGCTGGGCAttgtatactaaaatttttatagaaatttgtaCATATGTAACACTAACTGTATATCacataaattgatttatttttttcccataTTTATTCTGTGAAAACGTGATAACTTcctcaaatatcaaaaaactgagTCATTGggtttttattggatttttttataaaaataaatgattccaAAACTTTATTACAAAACAATGCCTCTtctatagaaatattgattgttgaACTCAATTTAATTGCCTAAATTGTGTGATTTTTAATTCTAGTTCATTTTAAGTACTGTCGACGTGATTAGCTAGATATCACAACTAATTACTTACTAAACTAAGACCACTATGACGTCAATATTGGGTCGATAGCCCCGCCCAATGTCAAAATGTAATGTTAAAGTAATACTTTCTGTGTCTTCCTTGTATAAATGATTTAAGTctgatttttatcataaaaaaacaattatttttcattcaatatcatatttatttaatgtcaACACATGATTTGATATataattgtacaaaaatttaaataaaaatagcaaTTTACGTTCTAAGACTGGTCGGACGTGATTATGGTTTAGTTAGTCCCGCCTACTGTCGTTTTATGTCAAAACGTCTATTAATTTCTATACCTTCcttgaataatttatgtatgtgagatttttatcttaaaaaaacttcattttttatttatttattgtttatatatttttacaacataaaataatatataattataccTTTGGGACGACGATATGGCGTCGTTAGCCCCGCCCACTGAAGTTTAATGTCATATGTCTATTACTTTCTGTATCTCCATTGTATAATTGAGGTATGGGGAATTTTATCACAAAAGaactttattttccatttatttgatgtttacacatttttataacataaatttatatatataattgtaaaatCAATGGAGTAAAAGTAGCATCTTGTCTTTTTAAGATCGTTTAGATGTCAATATGGCGACGTTAATCCCGCCCTCTGTTGTTTAATGTCATAAGTTTATTACTTTTTGTACCTCCCTTGTATAATTTAGGAATACgggattttaattataaataaatcgttatttttatatttaattacatatttattgtatttttacaacttaaattaatatataattatacaaaaatcaaaataacatcATTATTTTATCTCCCAAGAGAAATTAATTCAAGTCAACTCAAAATCAGATAAACTATAAACTTTTTCAACGCATTTTTCCGAAATTTCCGATTCCTGCATttcaaaaaacacttttttcctAACCAAAGATCCTTCTGCGGCGACATTTTTCATGGAGCTCTTTCGTTCCTTCTTTTCCTCGTCTTCTACTGACTCGATCACTGGGTTCGTATCAGAATTTGtgattgtttttgaaaactttgCTTGCAACTCTTCAATAACCGCATCGTGAACCTGTTTCTGttccaaattttcttctaatttgaaTTGTTTCGGTAAATACGGATCAAGATCAGCTTCACTGTCACTATCGTAAAAGGATGGATCCTTGATCTGGATAATCGCCTTCGATTTTGACCTacaaacacaaaattatttatttcaaattagaagTTCATCAAAATACTTACTTGGGTTGTTCGttctttttaatttgtatttttaacgTCTTGGTATATTTGGTATCATCCTTGGGTaattttttctcactttttagTGAGTTAGTCCTTACTAacttttcaattgatttttttaaggaATCATATCGTGGAAAActctaaaaaatacaataataaatgaaaatttttgaaatatctagtGACATTCTACCTTTTTATTAAGATTTTCTTGGTGTTTCACTATttccaaagatttttcaaaagttctTTTCGGAATTCCGTGCCACGTTGGGTTTATTCCCATTTCTTGAAGAGCATTGTTTATTGTAgcacaaattttttcatttaatcccgtttttaataaattgatatctTCAATATCATTCGtatgagattttttttgttttttcgaagAAATCTTCGAAATATTACAATCCGAACTAATAGATTCTGATTGTTTTCGATTAcctaaaatataaacatatacaTACAACTAAATGTCTACAATTCGTGGAATTGTTTTCATTAGAGTTGATAGACACAACAATGAGGATTGAAACGAaacattttcaagttttatgGAGCTTTTTAGCACTGGAGTCAtacctggtgaaccggttcacaAGCCAAATGGACGACGATAGGGAATTCTACAACTGAAATAATCCCAAATACTGTTTGGTACCTCATAGTGGCAATAGTCGGATACACACTAAGCAGTTAAAGTAAATAACAAATCCTAAAATCATCCCAATCACGTCCCAACGAACCTCTTTCACTCTAACTACTCAAAAGGCATGTTATATGTTAGGTTAAGCAGCTTTAATAACTTGTCAGATAATTTAAAATTCGgtaaaaagaagaagacgaaaTATGGAATAGATGAGTTTTTTCATAGATTCTATATTAAAGATAGAGTTGCATGATAGATGGAGAAAGAGCATCGATTTACCACTATCTCTATATTATTTCTAGTAACGTGATTTGAAACATCGGACACATCGTGATGgacaagaatttattttatttgtgtatacatttttttttcatagacatgaaaatttttgtcaaaaaaaaaatggaaataaaatactgtcaacctaacctaaaaacaattacaaatttttcCAAACTCAGTCACTGCAGtgttttattatgttgtttGAGTACATTTTACTATAAAGAAACGTAATTTCGTGTAATTTGTGACGTAGGAAGATAGATTTGATTAGGTATTAGGTCCTATTACTTTATGTCTCCTCGTTTCATACTTTGTAATCTCTATTTTTAATACTGACTCTATGATATATTCTACGAAAACGAAAGTCAAGAGGTCTGTTACATATTAGGATAAGTAGCTTGAATTGTCAGatatattagaatttataattaGTGACCACGTAtttaagaaaagaagaagatgaaatatAAAAAGGTTAAGTTGTCAAAAcgtgttttattaaaattcaggaaagaaaatataaattaaaatcaaattttcttctgaatatgaataaaaaatgatagaaagcacataaaatattgaaaaaaattccattgttttataaacaaaattccaaattcaaatttttatcacgtaaaaatgattaataagtCAGATGGTAAAAAATCGTGATattactttataaaaatataaaaataaatagtaatatttaCCTTTTTTGATGATAGGTGAATAAATGACAATATTGCTTTGTTTTTTTCCACTATCAATAGTCTCCTTGGTATCAGAATCGCTTCCATTATCTCCACTACATTTTCCACGTACAAAAGTAACAACAGGTTCTTGTTGTGGAAAATATTCACTCTCAACAACTTCTTTTTCCAATATCGAttcgttttctatatttttaataggtgaaatagaaattaatttacTTCGTGGTTTAATTTTCGGTTTTTCCTCTTCTACATCCAAAATTTCCGTTTGTACAACTTCTGTAAGACGTggagttgaaattttttgcCAGAAAGTTTGTATTTGACTCTCTATGTTACTTAATCCCGTTGAAAtctgaaatttataatttaaactcGACCAAATTGATTTTCGTATATCTCGCTCACTTTgctttcaatattttcctcaaaatcATTAAACTTCTTCTCAATTTTCTCCTCGATATCTTCCTGGGGAcgcaaatttttttcttcaaaataaaaagtgttGTCATCCCTAATCGTATGTATCTGTAAGTGTTTTTGTACTTTATCTGTCTGTGTACTGATATTTTCCACGTTacgttttttttcttctgttataTGCATTCCTCGTTGTTCGCGTTCGACGTTTTTATACTGCAACACAATTTCAAACAACTTGTCGTATTTATCCGTAAAAAAATTCTTCTCCAACTGCAAACTCGTCATTTTTTCCTCTACTTGTTTCCTAAATCTATCGAAACTTTCTTGTATTTCCGACAccaattttgttgttttatcatCTTTTCCCTCGTTTATCGGTTTTTCTTGAATGAATTTCTCGGTGTTGTTCAATCTTTCTTTCAATTCCTTTATTTCCGAATGTAATTTGTCTGCTTCTAAATTTATAGGTATCGACATATCGTTTGTACTGTGTCTCCGTTTTATATGGGAATTTAGATAATCCTCGGTGCTGAACATTTTTAAACACATTTCACATGTAAATCTCGTCATTAAATTTCTCGAAGGGGATAAATGGGAAACCAGCTCTTCcgtgtaattttttgtttctttaagttgctaaaaatgacaaattaatcttatacatttattatttttaataaacattacctctttcattttaattatgtcCTTTTTTAGTAAAACAACAGTTttgtccaaatattttttacaaaacaacaaatattctaCTGATAGCTGTGCCAAACGAAATAGTTTAACAAAATTAGAATCCAAAACTTCGGCTTGATCGTTATCCAAAACAAACTGGACTACTATTGAAAGGTTCCTTTCAACTGAAGCTACATCTCGTTCTTTAATGATACGATCAATGTCAATTAAacctaaaaatttaattcataaactattattatataaaatgattttgattacttacaaattttatttttatccaagTTGGggtatttatatttatcgaaACAAAAACCTGTATCCCAAGCTAGACGAGCATAATCGTAATGCCAATAATAATCGTCAAAcatttttgtatgtatgtatttctaaattcatttaaattattgtcGGTTTGTTTGTATTGATGCAGAATTGCGAATATCTCACTTTACAGCGGGTATATTTGTAGTAAAAATGGGTTGAAAATAAAtcgtaattaatttttataaacttataatattaaaacttatattctttttgataattatttatattaaaatacgCGCGGCTAACCTCTTTCAATAATATAGCCTCTTTCATCGTAGATATTTAGCTACCATATTTTAGCCAATCGAATCGATGAAAAGATAGTTATTTATCATTAACCAATGGAAaagaagcaaaaatattttcgttggATTTAATATGACATATAGTAgatacaattattaataaaaaaattttgtaatcaacACTAATAGAAGCTTTATTCACGGTAGATAATTTAAACACATTCCGAATATCTTCTGGACACGTCAAATGTTCagaacattaaaaattataatttcaattcaaaactaGCTAGGAGAATAAAATGTACATATTTAACTAGTCGAAGGTTTATTCTTAACATTTGTGAGTATAAAGTCAATTACcacgttttttaaatacaattaccTAGAAAATTACACTGGCTAGAGTTGACAGAACACGTTCAGGATATCTGCAGCGAACAAAGCTAATAGTTCATTTACAACATTTGTAATAACTaaacgaaaaagaagaatattattGTTTCAACTAACATTACATTGTTATACtaataaaacgtttttatttaataatcttatcaaaaactatttgaagCATAAACAATGAGTACTGAAGAATTATCGCCCgatcaaaagaaatttttaaaggAATGCGATTTAGAATTTTCCGAACGTTTTACAGACAATGATTTGgaattcaagaaaatattagaTTCTGATATACCTGCTCCTCCTATTATATCACCGTGGTATGATAGACAAAGATTTAATAACCGAGATCGAGACCGTCCAAGTGGTAGTTACAATAATTATAggaatttcaatgaaaatagtTATAGAGATAATAGAAGAGATAGATACAGACCCTACTGAAATTAAGACGTTTTCATGAATTTAACTAGTTATGTAAATAAGGTGTATTATTAATCACTTAAAAGTTGTTTGACATTCTCATTTTGTGTGAGATTTTGATTACTGTTAGAAAATAAGCTTTGATTTTTCAATTGGTACAAGTTTTTGTCTCCACTTGGAATTTGTAGAATACAAACggtgcttttattttattttccctaTTTCTGACGTTTTCAAAAGATAC includes:
- the LOC130892192 gene encoding uncharacterized protein LOC130892192; the encoded protein is MSKFENIHDFESFLEMCTHAVQEGSMEKRDEPKSVYEKLYNFVKNQEDEIQQKKESLRELQLAENRLFQKINNAYQNVYGVIEQIKNLQDTIKTNATEYSQNYDEYNKQTTKLQEELQNLTSKLEENSLSDQIREVLKEIESSQEKERELEEEIKMILSNRRTDFYQPSAVLRTMIEELREIDDIDQITNMISEKEKDVKYLKKHIEQRNMY
- the LOC130893071 gene encoding 3'-5' exonuclease translates to MKLRCRISPQEREEEEKRIKSEKEKIARMKDARPFIKFTGKIIYHTDLIDIALISDNLLEKASVSSDSFVIGFDMEWPFSFKTGPGKTATIQLSCDELTCYIFHVSQIKNLPKSLSELLVHPNVKLIGNNIKNDIRKLARDFKGFDGDKIVNNCLDLGVLANSILSRSERWSLEKLVDQLLDLKIDKDKKVRNSQWHVIPLSKRQKEYAATDSYASILLYQTLKNREIEMNSCISSI
- the LOC130893070 gene encoding cilium assembly protein DZIP1L; protein product: MFDDYYWHYDYARLAWDTGFCFDKYKYPNLDKNKICLIDIDRIIKERDVASVERNLSIVVQFVLDNDQAEVLDSNFVKLFRLAQLSVEYLLFCKKYLDKTVVLLKKDIIKMKEQLKETKNYTEELVSHLSPSRNLMTRFTCEMCLKMFSTEDYLNSHIKRRHSTNDMSIPINLEADKLHSEIKELKERLNNTEKFIQEKPINEGKDDKTTKLVSEIQESFDRFRKQVEEKMTSLQLEKNFFTDKYDKLFEIVLQYKNVEREQRGMHITEEKKRNVENISTQTDKVQKHLQIHTIRDDNTFYFEEKNLRPQEDIEEKIEKKFNDFEENIESKISTGLSNIESQIQTFWQKISTPRLTEVVQTEILDVEEEKPKIKPRSKLISISPIKNIENESILEKEVVESEYFPQQEPVVTFVRGKCSGDNGSDSDTKETIDSGKKQSNIVIYSPIIKKGNRKQSESISSDCNISKISSKKQKKSHTNDIEDINLLKTGLNEKICATINNALQEMGINPTWHGIPKRTFEKSLEIVKHQENLNKKSFPRYDSLKKSIEKLVRTNSLKSEKKLPKDDTKYTKTLKIQIKKNEQPKSKSKAIIQIKDPSFYDSDSEADLDPYLPKQFKLEENLEQKQVHDAVIEELQAKFSKTITNSDTNPVIESVEDEEKKERKSSMKNVAAEGSLVRKKVFFEMQESEISEKCVEKVYSLSDFELT
- the LOC130892151 gene encoding uncharacterized protein LOC130892151; translation: MSTEELSPDQKKFLKECDLEFSERFTDNDLEFKKILDSDIPAPPIISPWYDRQRFNNRDRDRPSGSYNNYRNFNENSYRDNRRDRYRPY